The Bradyrhizobium oligotrophicum S58 genome contains the following window.
CCTCGCGCGAGCCCTTGGCGTCCTGATCGCTCGACAGCACCTTGATGCCGGGAGCCTTGGCGAACACGCTCTTGCAGCCGTTGACGCGGTCGATCACCGCAGACACCTGCGGCCCGTTCTCGATGATGACGTCGCCTTTGCCGCCGAGCTTGTCGACGATGTACTGGCAGGAAATCTCGCCCGCCTGCACGTTGTTGGTCGTCACCGTGGCGTCGGCGCCTTCGGCTGCGGTATCGACCGCGACGACGAGGATGCCGGCTGCCTGGGCCTTCTTGATCGCCGGGCCGATAGCCTTCGGGTCACCCGGGTTGAGCAGGATCATGTCGACGCCCGCGGCGATGAAGTTGTCGATCTGCGTCACCTGCTTGCCGAGGTCGTATTCGAAGCCGACCGCGGTGATCTTGACGTTCGGGTTGGTCTTCTTGGCTTCGAACTCCGCGCCCTTCGACAATGCGACGAAGAACGGGTTGCCGAGCGAGCCGAGCGACACGCCGATCGATTTCAGCTCCTTGGCCGATGACGGCGCAGAGCTCATGACAAGCGCCAGCGCGGCACCGGCAAACAAAACCGACTTCAACATTGGTTTCCTCCCTGGTCCTTCCTGTTCGTACTTCTTCATCGTCTCGGCACGGCGGACCAGCGGCCGTGGAAGAATGCGTTGCGGCGAAGCGCCGATGGCGCCCGCCGATGGATTTGTCAGGTGCGGGCCGAGCCCTGCAGCCGGTAGCGGTCGAGCGCGACGGCGCCGATGATGACGAGGCCCTTGATGACGTATTGCCAGATGTCGGACACGCCCACCAATATGAGCCCGTTCGACAACACCGCGATGATGAGCGCGCCGACCAAGGTGCCCCAGATCGAGCCGATGCCGCCGACGAACGAGGTGCCGCCGAGAATGACGGCGGTGATCGCGTCGAGCTCGTAGGACTGGCCAAGCTGGAGGCCGTTGGCGGCATAGAGCCGCGCCGCCTGCATGCCGCCGCCGAGGCCGGCGAGCAGGCCGGACATGCCGTAGACGAAGATCAGCACCGCCCAGACCTTGATGCCGGCGAGCCGCGCCGCGCTCTCATTGCCGCCGACCGCGTAGATGTGCACGCCGAGCACCGTGCGGCGCAGGATCAGCCAGGAGCCGAGGATCACGAGCAGCGCGATCACCGACAGCCAGGGGATCGAGACGACACCCGGAATGATCGTCAGCGAGGCATTGCCGATGAACGCATAAGGGATCGACGGATTGAACACGGTGGTGTCGCCGCCCATCAGCCGGGCGAGGCCGCGCACGGCGGTGAGCGAGCCCAAGGTGACGATGAAGGGCGGCAGGCGTAGCAACGCGATCAGCGCGCCGTTGACGACGCCGAAGACGAGGCCCGTGAGCACCGCGGCGGGCAGCCACAGCGCGCCGAGCTCAGGCATCTTCGACAGCGTCAGGCCGGCCATCGCAGCCGCAGCGAGGATCGAGCCGACCGAGAGGTCGATGCCGCCGGTCAGGATGACGAAGGTCATGCCGGCGGCGAGCACGGTGTTGACCGCGGCCTGCTGCAGCACGATGCCGAGATTCTGTCCGGTGAAGAAGCGGCCGTCGGCCAGAAAGTGAAAGCCGAGGCACAGGATCAGCAGCACCGGCAGCATCCCCGCGGCCCGGATCATCGTCCGGACGCGCTGCGGCTTGTTGCCGGAGGCGGCCGGCACGCCGGGCGCGGTGGCGACCTTGGCTTGAGCTTGGCTGTTGTCAGGCATCGACGTGCTCCATCCCGGTGGCCAGCGCCATGATGTCTTCCTGGGTGATCGGTGATGCCGCGCTCTGCTGCAGCTCGCCTGCGAGATGGCCGGAGCGCATCACCAGCACGCGGTCGCAGATGCCGAGGATCTCCGGCAGGTCCGAGGAGATCACGAGGATCGCGGTGCCGGATTTGGCGAGATTGTCGATGATCGAATAGATCTCCGACTTGGCGCCGACATCGACGCCGCGGGTCGGCTCGTCCAGGATCAGGACCTTCGGCGCGATCGCGAGCAGGCGCGACAGCAACACCTTCTGCTGGTTGCCGCCCGACAGCCCGCCGACGGTGACGCCCGGATTGGGCGCGCGGATGCCGAGCGCGGCGAACGCCTCGTCGGCCCGCGTCCGTCCCTTGTCGCGGTCGAGGATGCCGCCGAGCCGCGCGTCGCGTCCGATCACCGCAAGGTTGATGTTGTCGGCGCAGGACATGTCGAGGAACAGGCCGAGCGCCTTGCGGTCTTCGGTCAGATAGGCGATGCCGGCATCGAGCGCATCGCGCGGGGTTTCGATGCTGACGCGTTTGCCGTCGAGCTCGATGTGTCCCGTCGTCTTTGCCGTCGCCCCGATGATCAGATGTGCGAGCTCGGTACGCCCTGCGCCGATCAGCCCGGCGAGACCGACCACCTCGCCGGCGTGAACGGTGAGCGAACAGTTCTTGACGCGGTGGCCGTCGCCGAGATCGACGGCTGACAGCACGGCGCGGTCGCGCTTGGCATGCGGGTCGTGGTCCTTCTTGTAGAACGACGACACGTCGCGGCCGACCATCATGCGCACGATGCTGTCGGCGCGGATCTCCGGCTTGTCGAGCGCGCCGACCAGCCTTCCGTCGCGCAGCACGGTGACGCGGTCGCCGAGTGCATAGACCTCGTCCATCCGGTGCGAGATGTAGATGATGGCGAGCCCTTCGGCGCGCAGCTGGCGGATCAGCGCGAACAGCTTCTCGCTCTCGCCGGCGGAGAGCGAGGTGGTCGGCTCGTCCATGATCAGGATCTTGGAGCGCGCATGCAGCGCGCGGGCGATCTCGACCAGCTGGCGCTGGCCCATCGATAGTTCCGCGACCAGGGTCGACGGCGTGAAGTCCGCGCCGAGCCGGTCCAGGATCGGCCCCACGCCCTCGCGCATCGTGCCGCGTGCCAGCAGCCCCGATTGCGACAGCTCACGCCCGAGATAGATGTTTTCGGCAACCGTCAGGTTCGGCGCCAGCGACAACTCCTGGTAGATGATCGAGATGCCGGCGTTTCGGCCGCCCATCGGTCCTTCGATGCGGGCCACCTTGCCCTCGATGCGGATCTCACCGCCGGGATCGAACCGATAGGCGCCGGAGAGGATCTTCATCAGAGTAGACTTGCCGGCACCGTTTTCGCCCATCAACGCATGGACTTCGCCGGCATGAACGGTCAGGTCGACCTTCTGCAGGGCCTTGATGCCGAAGAAGGACTTCGACACCCCGCGCATCTCGAGGATCGGACCGCTCATCGTGCCTCCCAATGCACGTCCTCTTGTCACCCGCAGCTCGTTGATGTCAGGCGCGGGGTACTCATTAAACTAGAGGCTGTCGCCGAATACAATATGGAAGAGACGCAGCCGCAACACGTCGACGCGACCGTCGGCCGCAAAGACAGCAGATCCGATTATCGCGGACGATAGAGCTGACGCCAGCGTGGCTGCCGCTCGGCATAGGCGGCCGCGAGCGCCGCGTCCGGAAGGAACGTCGCCGTGCGTGCCGGCGCCGTGCAGACGCTGGCAACCGCCTCGCCGGTGACGGCGAGCCGCGCCAGCCGCGCTGCGCCGAACGCGGCGCCGGTCTCTCCCTCCGCCAGCCGATGGATTGGAATGTTCAGCACATTGGCCAGGATCGCGAGCCAGAGATCGGAGCGCGATCCTCCGCCGATCGCATCCGCTGCCGAGATCACGAGGCCCGTGTCCGTCAGTGCATCGCGGCAATCAGCCAGCGCAAACGCAACGCCTTCGAGCACGGCCTGAACAACGGCGTTGCGATCGGTCGCGTGGCTCAGCCCGTCGAGCAGCCCGCGGGCGTTCGGATCGTCATGCGGGGTGCGTTCGCCGGCCAGATAGGGCAGGAAGCTGACCTGTGACGGCGCCGCCGGCCGCGCGCCGAGCGGCGCCAGCAGCTCGGCCTCGCTCGCCCCGAGCAGCCGGGCGATCCAGGCGAGGCACGACGCTGCCGACAGCATCGCGCCGGCCTGCAGCCACATCGCGGGGATCGCATGACAGAAAGTGTGAACGACGCGGCCCGGATTGGCGGTCACCGCCTCCGTCGGCGTGATCACCGCGCCAGATGTGCCGAGCGTGATGAACGTCGCGCCCGGTTGGATGGCGCCGATGCCGACGGCGCCCGCCGGATTGTCGCCGGCGCCGCCGGCGATGAGCGGCCGCCTGGTCATGCCCCAGCGTTCCGCCAGGTCGTTGCGCAAGCGGCCGGCGGGCGCGCAGCCTTCGACGAGCCGCGGCATCTGCACGCGCGAGAGCCCGGTGGCGGCGAGACCGTCATCCGACCAGTCCCGCCTGGCGACGTCGAGCCACAGCGAGCCGGAAGCGTCGGAGACGTCCTCGATCGCCTCGCCCGAGAGCACGAGCCTGACATACGCCTTCGGCAGCAGAACGAGGCGCGTGGCCGCGAAGATCTCAGGCTCGTGCTCGTTGATCCACACCAGCTTCGGTGCGGCGAAGCCCGGCATGGCCTTGTTGCCGGTGATCCGCCGCAGGGCAGGCCAGCGCTGTTCCAGGACAGCGCATTCGGCCGCCGAGCGGCCGTCGTTCCAGAGAATGCATGGCCGCAGCGGCGTCATGTCGGCGCCGAGCAGCACCGGGCCATGCATCTGGCCGGACAGGCCGATGCCGTCGACCGCG
Protein-coding sequences here:
- a CDS encoding sugar ABC transporter ATP-binding protein yields the protein MSGPILEMRGVSKSFFGIKALQKVDLTVHAGEVHALMGENGAGKSTLMKILSGAYRFDPGGEIRIEGKVARIEGPMGGRNAGISIIYQELSLAPNLTVAENIYLGRELSQSGLLARGTMREGVGPILDRLGADFTPSTLVAELSMGQRQLVEIARALHARSKILIMDEPTTSLSAGESEKLFALIRQLRAEGLAIIYISHRMDEVYALGDRVTVLRDGRLVGALDKPEIRADSIVRMMVGRDVSSFYKKDHDPHAKRDRAVLSAVDLGDGHRVKNCSLTVHAGEVVGLAGLIGAGRTELAHLIIGATAKTTGHIELDGKRVSIETPRDALDAGIAYLTEDRKALGLFLDMSCADNINLAVIGRDARLGGILDRDKGRTRADEAFAALGIRAPNPGVTVGGLSGGNQQKVLLSRLLAIAPKVLILDEPTRGVDVGAKSEIYSIIDNLAKSGTAILVISSDLPEILGICDRVLVMRSGHLAGELQQSAASPITQEDIMALATGMEHVDA
- a CDS encoding ABC transporter substrate-binding protein, whose product is MLKSVLFAGAALALVMSSAPSSAKELKSIGVSLGSLGNPFFVALSKGAEFEAKKTNPNVKITAVGFEYDLGKQVTQIDNFIAAGVDMILLNPGDPKAIGPAIKKAQAAGILVVAVDTAAEGADATVTTNNVQAGEISCQYIVDKLGGKGDVIIENGPQVSAVIDRVNGCKSVFAKAPGIKVLSSDQDAKGSREGGLTVTQGYLTRFPKIDAIFAINDPQAIGTDLAARQQQRTGIVITAVDGAPDIEAALKDPASQQIQASASQDPFFMARRAVQIGVNILNGQKPASTVELLPSKLITRDNVGEYKGWTSERKE
- the xylB gene encoding xylulokinase: MYLGIDLGTSAVKTVLVDDAQRVVASRSHALTIDVPQPGWAEQDPAAWIAAVFATLDALKIDHAGALAAVDGIGLSGQMHGPVLLGADMTPLRPCILWNDGRSAAECAVLEQRWPALRRITGNKAMPGFAAPKLVWINEHEPEIFAATRLVLLPKAYVRLVLSGEAIEDVSDASGSLWLDVARRDWSDDGLAATGLSRVQMPRLVEGCAPAGRLRNDLAERWGMTRRPLIAGGAGDNPAGAVGIGAIQPGATFITLGTSGAVITPTEAVTANPGRVVHTFCHAIPAMWLQAGAMLSAASCLAWIARLLGASEAELLAPLGARPAAPSQVSFLPYLAGERTPHDDPNARGLLDGLSHATDRNAVVQAVLEGVAFALADCRDALTDTGLVISAADAIGGGSRSDLWLAILANVLNIPIHRLAEGETGAAFGAARLARLAVTGEAVASVCTAPARTATFLPDAALAAAYAERQPRWRQLYRPR
- a CDS encoding ABC transporter permease subunit gives rise to the protein MPDNSQAQAKVATAPGVPAASGNKPQRVRTMIRAAGMLPVLLILCLGFHFLADGRFFTGQNLGIVLQQAAVNTVLAAGMTFVILTGGIDLSVGSILAAAAMAGLTLSKMPELGALWLPAAVLTGLVFGVVNGALIALLRLPPFIVTLGSLTAVRGLARLMGGDTTVFNPSIPYAFIGNASLTIIPGVVSIPWLSVIALLVILGSWLILRRTVLGVHIYAVGGNESAARLAGIKVWAVLIFVYGMSGLLAGLGGGMQAARLYAANGLQLGQSYELDAITAVILGGTSFVGGIGSIWGTLVGALIIAVLSNGLILVGVSDIWQYVIKGLVIIGAVALDRYRLQGSART